The Arachis duranensis cultivar V14167 chromosome 9, aradu.V14167.gnm2.J7QH, whole genome shotgun sequence genomic sequence TTTTTAGAATGTGGATAGAAATCAGATCGAGAAGTTTAAACCGGCAAATTAGAAATTAGAATAGAGTTTGAATCCCATACTAACTTATCTGTTGTCACCCTTATTTCAAAGAAGCTCCATCACTTTTTCTAAGAggaaagtatcgtttttgtccctaacgtttgtgGTAAGTCCTATTtatgtccctaacgtttaaatcgtcctatttgtatccctaacgtttataaaagtgattcaatgttatcctattatcaattatactaataaatcagattatattttttaattattctcacttgaatgtattcattttcaattaggtctcacttggatgtgttcgtttttaatattatacccactatttgtgtttagattcaattatgtccctagaaaagtgaattatgtaaatgttgtagAAATTAGTTTTAACTTTTGATGAACTATTTTTCGGTGTGGAACATCAATTCTATCGCagacatttgtattctaacttcaagaagagatttttaaaactcaaactaaagtgttcatgatgtgtaattgacggcacggcaggataacattgaatcacttttacaaccgttagggatacaaataggacgatttaaacgttaggaaGACAAATAGAATTTGGGACAAAGATACTTTACTCCTTTCTCTAAACTACACTATAACTCTGTCTATCACCAACTTGCGATCAAACATCTGTAGCTATTCAGTACATTACTTCACACGGTAAGCAAGAGTGAGAAATCTCAAGAGTCAAGTCTCAACTTCCACCAGATccgacaaataaataaatagcatgTTTTTATCACTCAAAACGGGGGTTGAGGCATGCATTCCCAACCACCACTTCACCCTTTCTCTCCACTCTTCATTCCCTTTAAATAACTCTCCAAACTATTCTGTCATCACTGAGCTAATTAGCCACCTGGATTTCTCTAAGGATAATTCCAATTTAGCATTCAAGCAATATAACGTCTCCTCAACTGTGCAGGGATCCAAGGAGCAGAGGTTGTGAAACAATGGAACACTCATTTGAGCAAGATAACACAAGCAGTTTATGCAGACAATGGGGTGAGGTTTTAAGCAGTTTAAAAACCTCAACCTCGAACTTTCATCGTGCATGTTCTGCAATGGTTGACCCAGTGGTTCTGTTATAAATAGTAGCCTCTCTCTGTTCTGTTTATACATTATAATGTAAAATTTCATAATCTGATAATTATGTATAATTGTACACAACAAATCAGTCATCAAATTATAACTCATTTTGTTGCTGATTTTCTGTGTACACGTAACATAGTTGTATTATATCTAAAATGTTAAGAGTTATAACAGTTGGATTCAATGTAAAATTACACTACTCTAATAGTGTGCTTATATAAAGTAGTATTACAACAAACCATAACCAATGGGTTCATATTAATCAGAGAGACATGATGAAGGACTTGAGACAAGACATCATTTGATGTGTTGTGTATTTTGAGATGTGAGATTTGCTGAGAATCTGAAAGGCATGGCCGACACCTTTGAAGACAGAATATTCCACTGTGATACCCTCTTTGGCCAAAGCATCACAGAACTCCAAGTTCCTATCCTTCAATATATCCATCTCTGATATGCACACCAATGTTGGCACCAATAAATTCTTCAACTTCACTGATCCTTTTGCAATAGGATTGCACCACGGATGATCACGGTCCGCCCCACATGGCAGCGCCAGACGCCAGTAGGCATCGGACGCTGCCAAGTTAAGGGCAGAGCCAGGTGATTCAGCCATGGATTTCTCAGATGCTGTTCTCGCTTCTCCACCGAAGAAAGGTTGTATCAGAACAAGTCCCTTCAAGTTTAAAGGCCTCAAAGCAGATTCAGATTCAGATACCGTTATGGCAACGTTGTAAGCTATGTTAGCACCTGCACTGTCACCTCCTAAGAACACACTTGAAAAGTTGCATTTCTTAGTCCACCATTCACTATCATTGTATTGATATAGAAATTGTTGTTTCACCCACATTAGTGTCTTTATTCCATCATCATATGGTGCTGGAAGAGGATTCTCCGGTGCCAATCGGTAGTTCACTGACATAATCATGCACCCTACTTCAGCAGATAGCTTAGCGAGGAAATCATGGTAGCAACTCCATGCTGCTGATCCAATGCAGAAGCCACCACCATGAAAATACACCAGCAAAGGTATCTTATTGTGATGGTGGAGATTTGGAACATAGAAACGTGCCCATGTGTTTGTAACGTTGTCAATGACCATGTCTCTTGATGTAACTTTTAGTTCCGGACTCAGAGCTGAAGAACTGACACATGGAACAACTTGAGGTCGTTCTATGTATCCATCTTTGTGAACTCTAATAAGCCCTTTGATTTCCTCAACAACAGAACCATGATGATGTTGTTGATATTCTTTGCTTCTTGTTCTGTATTGTGGACTAAGGCTTAGGCTTGATGCAAGAGCAGCCATtcaaagaagaaaccaaaaaaaacaaaaacaaaaaggattTACTTGGGGCAATTTAATTTTGGGGTTTGTAGCTTTGTGGTTGGTTacatttatatacaaataatgAAGTGATTGGATAGAAACATTTATATACATGTAGTTTTGGAATTGATAATGGCATGTTCTAGGAGGGTGCCTGCTCCACTATTACGGTTTTTGgaagttattttatataaagacgtttaaaatattttttttaatatttttaaataataaaaatttaatatatataattcattaaactatatagttttaattaaaaaaaattaatgtactTTTAAAATACAAGATAGGTAAACGCATACTATTAAGCTACCAAAATTAGctctaaattaattaatcacaGTGATATGCTTGTTTACACGCCAGCCGTTCATGTTTGACCTTAATCATGCACAAAATTGACCcatgttgttttcttttaattaatttgtatgGTATCAaggttttcattttttattctgaTTCACACCTCTCTCACTCGGCTTCAGGTATGGTCATGGAATTGGAAACTACTCCTATGTTGTCTATTTCTTCCCGTAAACTTTCATGTTGATCACGAGAATTTATATGGAAATTCTGccgtttaaactttaaattatttatttaagatgCATACGCGtttcattttatttcaaataaaataatacaaattattTGTGTGTTCTAAATATGAGCTTtcgttatttatatttattttatctagtACAAGAATCAACACATCTCTTTACAATTGATAAATTTAAGTATGAAATTCACAATAAATTGGTAATAATTAGATTGTTTGACAACTAAATATTAAACATATAATATCTGTCAAcatcttaattattattgttacacGAAAATAACTCCGTATAAATAGCTactaaatttagaataaaaaatttaacagaTACACTAATTTTCATGATGATGGTTTGCTGTCACTAAGCACGTATAATGATGTAGGGATAGAGGCAGAATCTAAAAAAAGTTTTGTTaggtaaataataatttttgtaaataagatgaataatgaattttaaaattaatttaataaagtaaaaaatactctatttttaaattatttcttaaattttaacattAGGATAATTATATGTACATTTATAGTGAATTAAACATCTAGTCATTGTTAActgtatataaataaattaaatctaaaaaaataactatccaattaaaaataatgaacataATCATTTGCATACCTATTGAATTGAGCATCCGACATatctattgttcacattatttattattctcattgtctacctatactttcctatttaaaaaaatatgaaggaCAACATTGTTGACATTTTGTGTTGGTCAACTATATTGTTGAGTGCAAATTAAATATTAGGCTGCTTCCCAATAAAATCATTTCAGGAACACTGTTTTGGGACATTACACAATTAAATCACTCTAGATATTTCTTAGAAAGTGGAAATTGGATGGAGATTACTTTTTTTATGGCCATGGATATTGGCATGTCACTAATAAGTTCCTTTTCGAAGGGCCTCATGTATTTTATTGGTCACAAAGCATCCAAACATGCATGGAAGTTGGAATCTCTCTCCGGTTTTCAGGATGTCCATTGAACATGCTATACTCTCTAAACACTCCATGTCTTTGGGACTTGAAAAAGTACAACAATTGGAGCTGAATGGGGTCAAAGCCTATCAATGATGTTTGCCTTTCTTTTGAGTCgcacacattcattcattcatgcaTCTTCTTCATAATAATGGAGCGCCATCTTAGCTCGTTGATATGTAATTATGTTACCTTTGAAATTTATTTGGCAACCCAAATTGGAAGGACTATAATGACTAATTAGAAAGATTTGCATTCTTAAGCCATACTCTACTACACTTGTTATTTTTTCTATGCTGCATGGTAGTTTGTaacacagaaaaaaaaaataaaaaaatgtgctTTTCAATTGAGATTAGGGATGTCAATGGAGCGGGGCGGGGGC encodes the following:
- the LOC107467578 gene encoding probable carboxylesterase 17; this encodes MAALASSLSLSPQYRTRSKEYQQHHHGSVVEEIKGLIRVHKDGYIERPQVVPCVSSSALSPELKVTSRDMVIDNVTNTWARFYVPNLHHHNKIPLLVYFHGGGFCIGSAAWSCYHDFLAKLSAEVGCMIMSVNYRLAPENPLPAPYDDGIKTLMWVKQQFLYQYNDSEWWTKKCNFSSVFLGGDSAGANIAYNVAITVSESESALRPLNLKGLVLIQPFFGGEARTASEKSMAESPGSALNLAASDAYWRLALPCGADRDHPWCNPIAKGSVKLKNLLVPTLVCISEMDILKDRNLEFCDALAKEGITVEYSVFKGVGHAFQILSKSHISKYTTHQMMSCLKSFIMSL